GGGCGGCAACCAGCGCCCCAAGCGCTCCAGGTTTTCCGCCAGCCGCCGCATCGGAACGGCGAGCACTACCACCTCGGCGCCATCCAGCGCCGTCGCGGCGTCGTGGGTGATGGTGAGCGTATCGGGCAGCGGAATCCCGGGGAGGAAGCGCGTGTTCTCGCGCCGGCGCGCCATGGCGTCGGCCTCGATTGGGTCGTGAACCCAGAGCACGCACGCGCCGCCAACGTCGGCGACCAGCGCCGCCAGCGTGGTGCCCCAGCTCCCTGAACCGATGACGGTGACGCGCGTCGGAGTGCCCTCGATGATTGTCATTGGCCGCCCCAGTGTAGGCGTGGGCGGTCGCCTGGCACGGCGCGCGGGCCTGTTGGGCATCCAGGTCGCACCGCGTTAGCCTTGCCAGAGCCGGACGGAAATCCGTACGGCGGCACTCAGGAATCAGCATGGACCAGCCCACGACGGATGTGCGCGAGGCGCTGCGCACGATTCAGGACCCGTTTCTGGGCGCGGCGTTTAGCGAATACAACCTCGCGCGCGACGTACGGGTCACCGACGGCGCCGTCGCGCTCGGCCTGGTGCTGCCGGTACCGCTTGGACCGGTCAAGCAGTCGCTCGATGCGGCTGTTCGCGAGCGGCTGGCCGGGTTGCCGTGGGTGAGCAGCATCGACATCGACTGGTCCAGCAACATCACCGCGAACTCCGGCTTCGGCCAGTCTGGTCAGCCGCTTCAGGGCGTGAAGAACACCGTGGCCGTGGCCAGCGGCAAGGGCGGCGTCGGCAAGTCGACTTTGGCAGTGAACTTGACCGTCGCGCTGCACACCATGGGTGCCCGAGTGGGAATTCTCGACGCCGATATCTACGGCCCCAACGTGCCCGGCATGCTTGGCGTCGACGGGCGTCCCATTCTCGCCAACGACAAGATTCAGCCGCTCTACGGCTATGGCGTGCCCGTGATGTCCATGGGGTTCCTGGCCGACGAGGGCACCGCCATGATCTGGCGCGGTCCGATGGTGGCGCAGGCCCTGCGGCAGCTCATTGAGGACGTCGACTGGGGCCAGTTGGACTACCTGATCGTGGACCTGCCGCCCGGCACCGGCGACGCGCCGCTGTCCCTAGCGCAAATCCTGCCGTTGGCCGGCGCGGTGATCGTGAGCACCCCGCAGGAAGTGGCGCTACAGGACGTGCGTCGCGGCATTGCGATGTTCGAGAAGCTGCGCGTGCCGAACCTCGGCGTCGTCGAGAACATGTCCTACTTCGTCTGCGGCAACTGCCAGGAGCGGCACGAGATATTCGCCCACGGCGGCGCCGCACGTGCCGCGGAGACGGCCGGGGTGCCGCTGCTGGGCGAGATTCCGCTGGACCCGAGCATCCGCAGGGGTGGCGATCAGGGCCGCCCGCCCGCCGCGTCCGGGGCCGACGATGCGCTCGGGTCGGCGTATTTTGACGCCGCGCAGCACGTGACGGCCCAGTTGAGCCGCCTCAACGCCTCCAAGCCGGAGCCGCTTCCGGTTCTCTAGTCCGTCCGGGCCGCAATGGAGCCGCCGCTACCGTAGCGACAACCCAGCAGCAGCGGGCACGATGGACAGTCCGGTGTCGAGCGGCAGTGCGCCTTGCCCAGCCGCACGAACAGCCCGTGAGCCTCGGCGAGCTGCCAGGCATCCGTCGGCAGTGCCGCGAGGAGCAGCGCGCGCAGCGCTGGCCGCGGCACGTCCTTTGGAATGACGCCCAGCCGCTCCAGGGCCCGCTGCGTGTAGGTGTCGACCACGAAGCTCGGCTGCCGCGCCGCGTAGAGCAGGATGGCGTCCGCGGTTTCCGGTCCGACGCCCCAGATGCCGAGCAGCTCCCGCCGCAGCGGATCCGGCGGGGTGCGGAGCATGCGGTGCAGATCGCCGTCATGCGCATCACGCACGTGCGTGGCGAAGGCGTGCAGCTTGGCCGTCTTCTGGCGGAAGGACCCGCTCGGGCGCACCAGCTCCTGGCAACTGAGCTCGTCCAGGTCCAGGATGCCCTCGACCGAGAGCGCACCGGCGGCTCGAAGGTTTTCGATTGCCTTGGCGGCGCCGGTCCAGGCCGTGTTCTGCACCAGCAGCGCACCGGCGATCACCTCGAAGGGGTCGGTATCGGTCCACCATCGCTGCGGGCCGAAGTGGTCCGCCAGCGCGTCCAGTAACGGCTCGAGCCGGTCGGCCAGCTCCGCCGGCGCGGGGAGGGTCACTCGATGCGAATGACGCTATGCACCGGGTGGTCGTCGATCTGCGCCCGTCCGTTGAGGAACACGAGCTCGATCAGGAACGCGCTGCCGATGACCGCAGCGCCGAGCTCGCGCACGAGCTGCACGGCCGCGACCGTGGTTCCTCCGGTCGCCAGCAGGTCATCCATCACCACCACGCGATCACCGGCTTGCAGCGCGTCGCGGTGGATTTCCAGCGCGTCGCTGCCGTATTCCAACTCATAGGTGATCTGATGGGTCGCGGCGGGCAGCTTCCCCGGCTTGCGCACCGGCACCACCCCGCAACCCAACTGCACGGCCGCAGCCGCCGCAAACAGGAAACCGCGCGCCTCGACCGCCACCAGCGCGTCGGGCGGCGCGTCACGGTAGGGCGCCACGAGCTGGTCGATCGCTTCGCGCAATGCCTCTGGATGCCGCAACAGCGGCGTGATGTCCTTGAACATGATTCCCGGCTTGGGGAAATCCGGGATGTCACGAATGAACCGTTCCAGGTCCATGCGCATGGCCTCCTACCTGACCGCCCGCGGACGGCGTCTCACAAGGGTTCTGGGGCGGCATCATGGCACGCCCCCAGCGACCTCCCGCGTCCGGCGTATACTCTGGCGCCAACGGACCCGCGCTGAGGACTTGCATGCCGGCCTACACCTACGAATGCGAAAAGTGCGGCGACGTGTTCGATATTCGCCGCAGCATGACGGACGAGAGCCCCGTCGTTTGCACGTCCTGCCGGAGCAAGCGTGTGCGCCGCATCTACCACGCGCTGGCCATGGTCGGGGCCTCGTCGTCCGGCAGCAGTGAGTCGCCGCCCGCCTATAGCGCGGGGGCAAGCTGCTGCGGCGGTTCCTGCGGC
The genomic region above belongs to Chloroflexota bacterium and contains:
- a CDS encoding zinc ribbon domain-containing protein, with translation MPAYTYECEKCGDVFDIRRSMTDESPVVCTSCRSKRVRRIYHALAMVGASSSGSSESPPAYSAGASCCGGSCGC
- a CDS encoding adenine phosphoribosyltransferase, whose amino-acid sequence is MDLERFIRDIPDFPKPGIMFKDITPLLRHPEALREAIDQLVAPYRDAPPDALVAVEARGFLFAAAAAVQLGCGVVPVRKPGKLPAATHQITYELEYGSDALEIHRDALQAGDRVVVMDDLLATGGTTVAAVQLVRELGAAVIGSAFLIELVFLNGRAQIDDHPVHSVIRIE
- a CDS encoding Mrp/NBP35 family ATP-binding protein translates to MDQPTTDVREALRTIQDPFLGAAFSEYNLARDVRVTDGAVALGLVLPVPLGPVKQSLDAAVRERLAGLPWVSSIDIDWSSNITANSGFGQSGQPLQGVKNTVAVASGKGGVGKSTLAVNLTVALHTMGARVGILDADIYGPNVPGMLGVDGRPILANDKIQPLYGYGVPVMSMGFLADEGTAMIWRGPMVAQALRQLIEDVDWGQLDYLIVDLPPGTGDAPLSLAQILPLAGAVIVSTPQEVALQDVRRGIAMFEKLRVPNLGVVENMSYFVCGNCQERHEIFAHGGAARAAETAGVPLLGEIPLDPSIRRGGDQGRPPAASGADDALGSAYFDAAQHVTAQLSRLNASKPEPLPVL